From the Gadus chalcogrammus isolate NIFS_2021 chromosome 15, NIFS_Gcha_1.0, whole genome shotgun sequence genome, one window contains:
- the LOC130404488 gene encoding peroxiredoxin-like 2A isoform X1, whose protein sequence is MALALSRCSATLRSKLLLRYPALTMRGTPPMSQSPATAGPCLVRAHTALFHLSKATAIPEPNKPTSVLSSGLEGELLGMGVWSLGLGAVGAAIVGIFFANTDLCLSKVAQASMDYLEDADLQSTTEGGGVIKAKSLWEASGAVVMAVRRPGUFLCREEASELSSLKPELEKLGVPLVAVVKEDIGTELQDFRPHFAGDIYIDEKKHFYGPLQRKMGGMGFFRLGVWQNFMRARRGGHQGNMIGEGFILGGVFVIGPGDQGILLEHREKEFGDKVNTADVLEAVKKIIPAK, encoded by the exons ATGGCGCTGGCCTTGTCTCGGTGCTCCGCCACCCTGAGAAGTAAACTATTGTTGCGCTACCCTGCCTTAACTATGAGAGGGACTCCTCCGATGAGCCAGTCCCCAGCCACAGCGGGGCCCTGCCTTGTCAGGGCCCACACTGCCCTCTTTCACCTCAGTAAAGCCACAGCCATCCCTGAACCAAACAAACCCACTTCAG TGTTATCCTCGGGTCTGGAGGGAGAGCTGTTGgggatgggggtgtggtctCTGGGTCTGGGGGCAGTCGGAGCAGCGATAGTGGGCATCTTCTTTGCAAACACTGACCTGTGTTTGTCTAAAGTTGCACAGGCATCGATGGACTACCTGGAGGATGCAGACCTGCAATCCACCACAGAAG GTGGCGGGGTCATCAAGGCCAAGAGCCTGTGGGAGGCCAGCGGAGCTGTGGTCATGGCCGTCCGGCGGCCTGGGTGATTTCTGTGCAGAGAG GAGGCCTCCGAGCTGTCCTCTCTGAAGCCTGAGCTGGAGAAGCTCGGGGTCCCTCTGGTGGCCGTGGTGAAGGAGGACATCGGCACGGAGCTGCAGGACTTTAGACCACACTTTGCGGGGGACATCTACATAGATGAGAAG AAACATTTCTACGGGCCGCTGCAGAGGAAGATGGGTGGTATGGGTTTCTTCCGGCTGGGGGTGTGGCAGAACTTCATGCGAGCCCGGAGAGGGGGTCACCAGGGCAACATGATCGGCGAGGGGTTCATCCTGGGAGGCGTGTTCGTCATTGGGCCCGGAGACCAG gggATTCTTCTAGAACACCGTGAGAAAGAGTTTGGGGACAAGGTTAACACTGCAGATGTTCTAGAAGCCGTGAAGAAGATCATTCCAGCCAAATAG
- the LOC130404488 gene encoding peroxiredoxin-like 2A isoform X2: MGVWSLGLGAVGAAIVGIFFANTDLCLSKVAQASMDYLEDADLQSTTEGGGVIKAKSLWEASGAVVMAVRRPGUFLCREEASELSSLKPELEKLGVPLVAVVKEDIGTELQDFRPHFAGDIYIDEKKHFYGPLQRKMGGMGFFRLGVWQNFMRARRGGHQGNMIGEGFILGGVFVIGPGDQGILLEHREKEFGDKVNTADVLEAVKKIIPAK, from the exons atgggggtgtggtctCTGGGTCTGGGGGCAGTCGGAGCAGCGATAGTGGGCATCTTCTTTGCAAACACTGACCTGTGTTTGTCTAAAGTTGCACAGGCATCGATGGACTACCTGGAGGATGCAGACCTGCAATCCACCACAGAAG GTGGCGGGGTCATCAAGGCCAAGAGCCTGTGGGAGGCCAGCGGAGCTGTGGTCATGGCCGTCCGGCGGCCTGGGTGATTTCTGTGCAGAGAG GAGGCCTCCGAGCTGTCCTCTCTGAAGCCTGAGCTGGAGAAGCTCGGGGTCCCTCTGGTGGCCGTGGTGAAGGAGGACATCGGCACGGAGCTGCAGGACTTTAGACCACACTTTGCGGGGGACATCTACATAGATGAGAAG AAACATTTCTACGGGCCGCTGCAGAGGAAGATGGGTGGTATGGGTTTCTTCCGGCTGGGGGTGTGGCAGAACTTCATGCGAGCCCGGAGAGGGGGTCACCAGGGCAACATGATCGGCGAGGGGTTCATCCTGGGAGGCGTGTTCGTCATTGGGCCCGGAGACCAG gggATTCTTCTAGAACACCGTGAGAAAGAGTTTGGGGACAAGGTTAACACTGCAGATGTTCTAGAAGCCGTGAAGAAGATCATTCCAGCCAAATAG
- the LOC130404488 gene encoding peroxiredoxin-like 2A isoform X3 gives MDYLEDADLQSTTEGGGVIKAKSLWEASGAVVMAVRRPGUFLCREEASELSSLKPELEKLGVPLVAVVKEDIGTELQDFRPHFAGDIYIDEKKHFYGPLQRKMGGMGFFRLGVWQNFMRARRGGHQGNMIGEGFILGGVFVIGPGDQGILLEHREKEFGDKVNTADVLEAVKKIIPAK, from the exons ATGGACTACCTGGAGGATGCAGACCTGCAATCCACCACAGAAG GTGGCGGGGTCATCAAGGCCAAGAGCCTGTGGGAGGCCAGCGGAGCTGTGGTCATGGCCGTCCGGCGGCCTGGGTGATTTCTGTGCAGAGAG GAGGCCTCCGAGCTGTCCTCTCTGAAGCCTGAGCTGGAGAAGCTCGGGGTCCCTCTGGTGGCCGTGGTGAAGGAGGACATCGGCACGGAGCTGCAGGACTTTAGACCACACTTTGCGGGGGACATCTACATAGATGAGAAG AAACATTTCTACGGGCCGCTGCAGAGGAAGATGGGTGGTATGGGTTTCTTCCGGCTGGGGGTGTGGCAGAACTTCATGCGAGCCCGGAGAGGGGGTCACCAGGGCAACATGATCGGCGAGGGGTTCATCCTGGGAGGCGTGTTCGTCATTGGGCCCGGAGACCAG gggATTCTTCTAGAACACCGTGAGAAAGAGTTTGGGGACAAGGTTAACACTGCAGATGTTCTAGAAGCCGTGAAGAAGATCATTCCAGCCAAATAG
- the LOC130404487 gene encoding sideroflexin-1-like yields MSGELPLNINIKEPRWDQGTFMGRAQHFFMVTDPRNVLLSSETLEDARVTVENYRAGIVKPGLTEDSLWKAKYVYDSAFHPDTGEKMVVIGRMSAQVPMNMSITGSMLTFYRTTPAVVFWQWVNQSFNAVVNYTNRSGDAPLTVNQLGTAYVCATTGAVVTALGFKSLAARLPPIMSRFVPFVAVAAANCINIPFMRQRELKYGIPVTDENDNRLGESPRAAKQAILQVIVSRIGMAVPAMAIPPVIMNALEKKAFLRRYPLLNAPIQVGLVGFCLVFATPLCCALFPQKSSMSVSSLEPELQERIREISPQTTTVYFNKGL; encoded by the exons ATGTCTGGAGAGCTGCCTCTAAACATAAACATCAAGGAGCCGAGATGGGACCAGGGTACGTTCATGGGCCGCGCCCAGCACTTCTTCATGGTCACAGATCCCAGGAACGTCCTGCTCTCGTCTGAGACCCTGGAAGATGCCAGGGTCACTGTGGAGAACTacag AGCTGGGATCGTGAAGCCGGGCCTGACGGAGGACTCTCTCTGGAAGGCCAAGTATGTCTACGACTCTGCCTTCCACCCTGACACCGGGGAGAAGATGGTTGTGATTGGCCGGATGTCGGCTCAGGTGCCAATGAACATGTCCATCACAGGATCCATGCTCACCTTCTACAG GACTACGCCAGCGGTGGTGTTCTGGCAGTGGGTCAACCAGTCCTTCAACGCAGTGGTCAACTACACCAACCGCAGTGGAGACGCCCCCCTGACCGTGAA tcagCTGGGCACCGCCTACGTCTGCGCCACGACGGGAGCCGTGGTCACCGCCCTGGGCTTCAAGTCTCTGGCCGCG CGCCTGCCGCCCATCATGAGCCGCTTCGTTCCCTTCGTCGCCGTCGCCGCCGCCAACTGCATCAACATCCCTTTCATGAGGCAGAG GGAACTGAAATACGGCATCCCGGTGACCGACGAGAACGATAACCGTCTGGGGGAGTCCCCTCGCGCCGCCAAGCAGGCCATCCTCCAGGTCATCGTGTCCCGTATCGGCATGGCGGTGCCGGCCATGG CTATTCCCCCCGTCATAATGAATGCGCTTGAGAAGAAGGCTTTCCTGAGG CGTTACCCATTGCTCAACGCGCCGATCCAGGTGGGGCTGGTGGGTTTCTG CTTGGTGTTTGCCACTCCACTGTGCTGCGCCCTGTTCCCCCAGAAGAG CTCCATGAGTGTGAGCAGTCTGGAGCCGGAACTGCAAGAGAGGATACGAGAAATCAGCCCCCAGACCACCACTGTGTACTTCAACAAGGGCTTGTAg